The Apostichopus japonicus isolate 1M-3 chromosome 1, ASM3797524v1, whole genome shotgun sequence DNA segment TCCTAGGGTTTGTTCTAGTTTTTGTATCCTGATTAAGAACTTTAAGGTTATTGTATTTGCAGAGATTGAGGAGGTCTTTGCCTTTACGCTTAGTTTTAGTGCAACCTAGATCCCCGTGATGTGCATTTAGGTCACCCAGAAGAATAGTGGAAGGGTTTACACACTTTTCGATTACTGTATCGTGAAGAGGGATTTTTGGAGGAGAGTAGTACGAAATGATTTTCAGGTTGATATCGGTCAAGAGAACTTCGAGAATTTGAATTTCTTCAAAACTATCCTCGGTTATGTCCCTAGAAGGTATGGAATCTTTAATAGCTATCAGTACACCCCCTTGCATTCTAGAAACATCTTTTCTGTACACTCTTAAAACAGTTGTGTAAATATTTCTACACAGGCTCTGTGTAAATGTCATTTTACACAATTGTAATTGAAACTAACACTTGGTTGTGTAGTTCGAGCTATGTTCGTCAGTTACACAACCACTTTCCTGCTTTAATTTCAATGTATTAATTTATTCAGTACTGTAAGCagattataaaattaaaatcagtttataatttcatttgcactttacttttaatttttcctGGATTTTTAAGTtgagtaaaaatgtttttttaagaTTTCGTAGCTTTATCTGGCAATAAACTGCCGCCCGGGAATTTTATATATCACTGCACTGCTCTTTACTGACGCCGTTCTATCAGTCATCAATACTTACGCTGGTAACCGTCTGCTGTTATAATTACCTATTTTTTACCTGTCAACTATGAACTTTGTCCAAGAAAAACTCAAGGAATGGGGTCTTTCTTATATGCAGGACATATATGAAGGttagttgaaaatatttcttgaaaCTAATTTGGTTTGCCAACGCAACTTCATGCAAATCACAGGCTCACGTAGTCGTACAATGTAGTGTACAGACTAGTAATAGGCCTAGTACAAGTAATAATTACTAACGTTAGACCTAACGTTACACAGtataggcataggcctatatctagtacagtagtaggcctatagcctaggcATAGTTTGTTTATCAACGAAAGCGTTTTATTTATCAAAGTAAACGGCTGCGCCGAATCTATTGCACTTATTTATCTCCTTTTAAAATATCATAGGATATTTCTAAAATCCTGCATtataggttttttttattttgatttgaaagagaaaattaCTCATGACTAGAGTAGAGGCTACAAGTACAATCCTAGCTCATGAAGATAGGCCTATCCTGATTTGATGTCTTACTTCTAAATCTAAGCCTACACAAAACAAACCAAGGTTGTTCCCAGGAATTCTCCCCTTAGTTTGAAAAATTGATGTTGCTCAGGTGCCAGGTTTAATACATATGCTTCTTATACTCTAAGCCCTTGGACTTGGAACTGATGATGTAGTTGAATATTTCCCCTGTAACGGCCTTTTTATAAAGTTGAGGCCTATAATTCTACATTCTTGTTAATGAGAAGGGCAACTAAGTTTTCTAAATTTGCTAAGTATTATGAGTGCATGTCTGCTTCATTTTCTGAAACCATTTTCATCCTGTAGGCTTATAGTATTTTCCTAGGATGCTGATTCATTGAAATTTGATGGAAGTATGTATACTTCTGTGGCACCAGCTAAACAGCTTTCTTGTTTGAAGCTAGTGGCTACTAACAACGGTCATTAAACTACCTAGTTGATCATATTTTACTATTATCAGCTGCGTTATGCAATTGCACTTTGTGGCTGCTAGCGTCAACGATGCAGGCTGACACCTTGCGCAATCATCAATGCAGCGATCAGATCACATTCGTCAATAGGCTATAGTCAATCAAAATCCCAACCAACTATGTACAGCAGTTTTGCTGTTTAGCTGTTCATGTAGCCTTTAAGTACCAAGCACAGCACTAAATTGGTTACTGTATTCAAATCAAACTTTGATTATACTCCAGCAGGATTCCAGCAGAACTTTTCATAGAGCATTATGAATCTGCTGTGCACTACAGTAAGTTTAAATTACGTAAGTCGCGTGCAGAGCGtagtgtaggctaggcctaggtagTGAACTATATGAACCGATGTTTTCGGCATGTTGCTGTTGAAGTTTGCATAAATATCACAATAGAAATTCACATAGATTAGGCAATTGCTATTGTAACCCAAGAATGCTAATGTTAATACTGTATAGCAGAGGCTACAAGCCTTGACCtattttttcaatatattagAAATCATTGATTAATTACTACAGCTTTCCCTTAAGTTGGGAAAGGGGATATTGAATGCATAGGGCAATCTTGTGTGCATTTGCATTAAAGGCTGAGTGTTTTCAGTTTGTGCCTCTAAAATCCTATCAAAGCTTATCCCTCTGTGTAGTTTTGTCATGCACTCTGACCATCTGTAAGTGCAGAAGTTATGGTATAAGTTTTCATTAATGACAATGAAAGGCTAGTTCACAGATTTGCAAAAGAAACAATTTCTATGTGCTGATAGTAACAGGGAATACCTCCAAAGTAATGAATGGCATGTGGATGTTCCAGCATACACACCTTTAGTACCAGTTCAGTTAATAACTGTCATTTTGACTAATGTTCATTTCCATTCCATATCTTGTTTGTAACACTTCAAGTAaatcatctttttcttttaattttagaaAATGAGATTGACATAGACAATTTCCTGTTGCTGGGAaaggaagaaataaaagaaCGTTCCCAAAAGTTGGACCGAGAATCACGTTTATGAGGAACTTTGAGGCCCTGAAGAATGAAGGAAAAGAAACggtgatgatttttttttcaagtggaGGTGCAGTAAGGGTTTGAACAAAATCAAACAGGACAAATAATAAAGCTCTCTCTGATCCCACAAACTTTGATAAGGAAGCTGTTATTACTGCCAGGGAGTTAGCAAAACAAGTAAACActacaaagaaatatataattttgtattAACAATGGCGCTAGAGTGTTTCCACTGTCAAACTGAAGTTAATGGTGGCATAAAGGGGCTCTTTGCACATTTCAGAGCCTTTTCTTTGCTTAGAGGAAGTGATTTTAGATCTATTGCAGTGTGTGAACAAAATGGATGTCAGCAAAGCTTCTGGAAAAGTTACAGCTTCAAAAGGCACATCATTAAACAACACACAATGCCTTATATTTGCAATGGAGAACATATCCAAGAGCAAGATGATGATTTGCCTGTGGAGGCTGTGGTAGGAAACATACAGCAAGATGACATTTGCATTGATGACATGGATGaagatagtgatgatgatgcatATAATGAAGAGTGGGATCACCTTGATGAACAGCAAGTTAAGGAACGAGCTCTCATGCTAATTTGCAAACTTAAATCATTCAGTAGTGTGTCTCAAAGTTCAGTGTCAACTATGGTGCAAGATGTGTCTCAGCCTTTTGATGACCTTGTTGGAAGtctaaaagaaaacacaaaagcaTTTTTGCATAGCCAGAATGTTGATACTAACAGTGAGCCTGTTCTTGAGCTCTTTGAGAAGTTTTCACTTTGTCAAAAACCGTTTTATGACATAGAGACAGATTACAAGCAACTGCAGTATCTGCTGGCATCAAAGAATTTTATCCAACCTATTGAGAAACAGAAAACATTAGGGTATGCACCAAGAACTGATATAACTAATGGGAATGTGATGCAGGTGCCAACCCCTCGTGTTTTCTACTATGTTCCTATCAAAGATGTCATCAAACTTATTTTTGAGAGTCCTGGCTTTGTAGAATGTGTCAATGAACATAGGGGGAGCACTGATGGTGTTATGGGTGACTTCCATGATGGTGAATATTGTAAAACCCATTACTTGTTTCAACGGAAGAATAGCCTACAACTTATTCTTTCAATGATGATGTGGAAATGACCAATCCATTGATTTATAGTTTATATCTATTAAAGTacatatttctgttttatttcttgttatgtTACGTAAGTCGCTGAATTCCATCAacttttcttctctttattATATGTTTTACGGTTTTATTCATTGTAATGGAGAGCATTTGTTTTGATCtccccaaaatatatatataccaagaaAATTGATATCCTTTTTTGTATCGTGAATAGTGTCCTACTGTACATCTATAGTTAAGCAATTTGCAGTTAAGTTTAACACAGGTCTTACTGTAGAATCCACACAATTAGCAAGCTACTATTTATAACATCCAAAGATATGTAAAGCACAACAGGAGAACTGATAACCTTATTCCGGACATGGTTGATACATACCAAAACATTGAGGCTGTGTATAGTCTATActggatattattttttaattgataCTTATGCTCTGTGCTATGAACTATAGCTACAGAATGTGTTAAGACTGGACAAAGTATGTGTAATATGTGCTCATAGTTGTGTACATTACACTAATCAATTGTAAAAAGGTTGTGTAGAATTAACACAACTTGTGTATGTTTTTTTACACAAGGTGTGCTGAAATTGCAAACTGGTTGTGTACAATTTACACAAGTATTGTGTATTGGGATATACACAACTGTGAGTAGATTTAACACAACTGTTGTGTAAATGATCAATTACACAACAGTTGTGTAGTTTCTACACAAGGTTGATAGGTGCACTAGTTACACAGCGGTTGTGTAGAATTTTACACAAcctatgtaatttttttttagagtgtatATAATATACCCCGGTAGCGTTAAACTATTGCTATCGGCTAATTTAGTCTCGTTTAGACAAATAACATCTGGGGaaaatttgatgattttttcCAGGAGTTTTTTACGTTTGGCAAGGACACTATTAATGTTGAGATGCATAATTGAAACACTTTTTTCCTTCGTGTTATCCATGTCCATATCCATGTTATTCAACAGCTTAGTATATAGTGACGATTGTATCGAAGATACTATTCTACTTATACTAAAATCCATCGTATATATAGGTTATTTATAGAGATGACGTAAGTGAAGGAAATACCCGTGTCATGATTAGCCTACATGTCAATGTAACATGTCAATTCGCGCATCGGGACAATTTTTACCGCCGTAGCGTAGATTGTCTCGTATATATAGGTTATTTATAGAGATGACGTACGTGAAGGAAATACCCACAATTATGTGTCGTGGTTGGCCTACGCTCACTAATTTGTGGGGTTCAAGcgcacgtttttttttctaattttggtaattctaccgttttttgcctaaaactagttaaatttaccaaaaattgaccacttttcaaattatttagacaaaattcttacttggagacccatccaaattattttgagtatttttgcccaatcttcggaatttcctaccgaaaatttccatattttttcaaattttctgggtcaaactatcactcaaatcaactattcaaaatctattttgtgatcggTGACCATTCATCCTACGAATCTGTGCTAAATTGACTCCAAACAACACGAATGTTAGGGAAACTACCAATTAGCGTTTTctagggttttattttcgcaaatctagcgttttttcgtcaactgtcgctggtaacgCTGTCAGGGAGCTGCTATACTCTAACGGATTAGCTTCAGTGTGTGATTTGGATTTGGAGAGAGTAGACGTGTTTTTCGGCTCTCTGTCCTTTGCATGGTGTAACGTTGAGGGTTTTGTTAACAAAACCGTCGTAACTCCATTACACTTCACTACGGAATTACCTGAGATTGTAtgatcagggagctgctatacGCTAACGGATTAGCTTCAGTGTGTGATTTGGAGAGAGTAGACGTGTTTTGCGGCTCTCTCTCCTTTGCATGGTTTAACGTTGAGGGTTTTGTTAACAAAACCGTCGTACTCCCTTCGTTCTTGTAATGTCTCAGTAGAATCTCAATCaaactcaagggcgtaggaaccggggggctgggggcgccagccccccccccgcccagtgaaaaatatggtggggcggaagtatcattccgccccccccccccgctccgcaagtcagaaaacccctttttcatttccaaatgagaaaaaaatctcatttggagcaccaaattgcatctaaggccaggtgaaaatgcaaaattatttacaaaatggagtgggtgttgaagtgtgctatattgcaccaaattgcatctgagtccacctggaaatgaaaaaaaaaatccctcgattagacccttcccccaggccggcaatcagtcttcagccccccccccccactcaaaagtacctgcctacgccactgatcaaaCTTCAACCTATGGTCTCGTTTAATTTTACGAATAACGGTCATATATTGtggtcagacttccaactgttTAGGGAGAGAGGTTTTTAATTAGTAGTAATATATGAACTTGTAAACATGCTGGTCTCATTTATCCACAAGGACTCACACTTTTGTATAGTTCATTGTTTCATgtggttgaaaaaaaaagaggaaaatggaCAAGTAAATGAAGAGCAACAGAGACAGGGAGTTGATTCAtttcttgattttatttatatatatatattgatgttaattatattgAAATCTGATTacagcaggcgcgtatccaggaggcgcgaattactatctaaggaaatggcacttctcgggcttgaaaatgaccaaccagatgtacacttttgcatgaagaaccaagtatttcccaataggtttttatccatccataacctttttgaagattgtcaccagtcacacatcatgttatAGACCTTCCATTCTCTGGCCTCCGACCGTCTCAGACGACGATAGGTTGCGCCTTGCTGCTAAagcattatttctttttgtatataatagggatcagcgctgtaattatgtcactgttcctctttctcttcatggtgtcttggcgttttacTTTTACTCCTCCAATTCTCCTTAGCTCTCTTtcttcgttttcttttcttttccttcctctccttcttccTCTCTTTCCCTGccccttttttccccctttttaaTTTCTTCTCTCCCCTTTCCCTTACCCGGGGGGCTTTTCGgatttatattaattaaaacGGAAACTATATCGTGGTCACTAATGCCACTAGCATCATCAACTTTTGCTTTTACTTCACCGATATTTTCAGAAAAGCTGTTAGAGGTAATGGCATAGTCTAGAAGCTCTTTAGTGCCATTGTTAGGGTTTGTTCTAGTTTTTGTACCCTTATTATGAACTTTaagattattttctttgcagagATTAATGAGGTCTTTGCCTTTACACTTAGTTTTAGTGCAACCTAGATCCTTGTGATGTGCATTTAGGTCACCCAGAAGAATAGTGGAAGGGTTTACACACTTTTCGATTACTGTATCGTGAAGAGGGATTTTTGGAGGAGAGTAGTACGAAATGATTTTCAGGTTGATATCGGTCAAGAGAACTTCGAGAATTTGAATTTCTTCAAAACTATCCTCGGTTATGTCCCTAGAAGGTATGGAATCTTTAATAGCTATCAGTACACCCCCTTGCATTCTAGAAACATCTTTTCTGTATATAATATACCCCGGTAGCGTTAAACTACTGCTATCGGCTAATTTAGTCTCGTTTAGACAAATAACATCTGGGGaaaatttgatgattttttcCAGGAGTTTTTTCCGTTTGGCAAGGACACTATTAATGTTGAGATGCATAATTGAAACACTTTTTTCCTTCGTGTTATCCATGTCCATATCCATGTTATTCAACAGCTTAGTATATAGTGACGATTGTATCGAAGATACTATTCTACTTATACTAAAATCCATCGTATATATAGGTTATTTATAGAGATGACGTAAGTGAAGGAAATACCCGTGTCATGATTAGCCTACATGTCAATGTAACATGTCAATTCGCGCATCGGGACAATTTTTACCGCCGTAGCGTAGATTGTCTCGTATATATAGGTTATTTATAGAAATGAAGTAAGTGAAGGAAATACCCGTGTCATGATTAGCCTACATGTCAATGTAACATGTCAATTCGCGCATCGGGACAATTTTTACCGCCGTAGCGTAGATTGTCTCGTATATATAGGTTATTTATAGAGATGACGTACGTGAAGGAAATACCCACAATTATGTGTCGTGATTGGCCTACGCTCACTAATTTGTGGGGTTCAAgcgcacgttttttttttctaattttggtaattctaccgttttttgcctaaaactagttaaatttaccaaaaattgaccacttttcaaattatttagacaaaattcttacttggagacccatccaaattattttgagtatttttgcccaatcttcggaatttcctaccgaaaatttccatattttttcaaattttctgggtcaaactatcactcaaatcaactattcaaaatctattttgtgatcggTGACCATTCATCCTACGAATCTGTGCTAAATTGACTCCAAACAACACGAATGTTAGGGAAACTACCAATTAGCGTTTTctagggttttattttcgcaaatctagcgttttttcgtcaactgtcgctggtaacgCTGTCAGGGAGCTGCTATACTCTAACGGAGTAGCTTCAGTGTGTGATTTGGATTTGGAGAGAGTAGACGTGTTTTTCGGCTCTCTGTCCTTTGCATGGTGTAACGTTGAGGGTTTTGTTAACAAAACCGTCGTAACTCCATTACACTTCACTACGGAATTACCTGAGATTGTAtgatcagggagctgctatacGCTAACGGATTAGCTTCAGTGTGTGATTTGGAGAGAGTAGACGTGTTTTGCGGCTCTCTCTCCTTTGCATGGTTTAACGTTGAGGGTTTTGTTAACAAAACCGTCGTACTCCCTTCGTTCTTGTAATGTCTCAGTAGAATCTCAATCaaactcaagggcgtaggaaccgggg contains these protein-coding regions:
- the LOC139968898 gene encoding uncharacterized protein, which produces MALECFHCQTEVNGGIKGLFAHFRAFSLLRGSDFRSIAVCEQNGCQQSFWKSYSFKRHIIKQHTMPYICNGEHIQEQDDDLPVEAVVGNIQQDDICIDDMDEDSDDDAYNEEWDHLDEQQVKERALMLICKLKSFSSVSQSSVSTMVQDVSQPFDDLVGSLKENTKAFLHSQNVDTNSEPVLELFEKFSLCQKPFYDIETDYKQLQYLLASKNFIQPIEKQKTLGYAPRTDITNGNVMQVPTPRVFYYVPIKDVIKLIFESPGFVECVNEHRGSTDGVMGDFHDGEYCKTHYLFQRKNSLQLILSMMMWK